From a region of the Drosophila virilis strain 15010-1051.87 chromosome 3, Dvir_AGI_RSII-ME, whole genome shotgun sequence genome:
- the tzn gene encoding hydroxyacylglutathione hydrolase, mitochondrial isoform X1 codes for MFSSVWKSVATSIETQLTSYYFRGSSKLAARGVAFTASVAGAGAGAGSLRRFLVVPFCRVNLQKVRTVGFRGMHSSLEDVKLDSMQVKILPALQDNYMYLIVDSKTHEAAVVDPVDPELVIKTVREENLKLNKVLTTHHHWDHAGGNEKLVKLWTGELQVYGGDDRIGAMTRKVRQDDTFTIGNLNVRCLSTPCHTSGHICYHVTASNSHDPGAVFTGDTLFQGGCGRFFEGTPQEMYDALCAKLSALPDDTKVFCGHEYTLQNMSFARHVEPDNKCIQTRIEWAKLRRASKDPTVPSTIGEEKSWNPFMRVHETTVQQHAGGQTNPVITMEMLRKEKDNFKA; via the exons ATGTTTTCGTCAGTCTGGAAAAGTGTGGCCACCAGCATTGAAACCCAATTGACTTCCTACTACTTTCGAGGTTCGTCCAAATTAGCAGCGCGCGGCGTTGCATTCACTGCGtctgttgctggtgctggtgctggtgctggatCATTAAGACGGTTTCTGGTTGTCCCGTTCTGTCGCGTCAATT TGCAAAAGGTGAGGACTGTCGGTTTTAGAGGTATGCATAGCTCACTGGAGGATGTTAAGCTGGATAGCATGCAGGTGAAAATCCTGCCAGCTCTCCAGGACAACTACATGTATCTGATTGTGGACAGCAAGACGCACGAGGCAGCTGTGGTGGATCCCGTTGATCCAGAGCTGGTCATCAAGACCGTGCGGGAGGAGAATCTCAAATTGAATAAGGTGCTAACGACTCACCATCACTGGGATCATGCAGGCGGCAATGAGAAGCTCGTTAAGCTGTGGACGGGTGAACTACAGGTGTACGGCGGCGACGACAGAATTGGCGCAATGACACGCAAAGTTCGCCAAGACGACACTTTTACCATCGGCAATCTTAATGTGCGCTGCTTGTCGACTCCTTGCCACACCAGTGGACACATATGCTATCATGTGACTGCATCAAATAGCCATGACCCTGGCGCTGTCTTTACCGGCGACACCCTCTTCCAAGGTGGCTGTGGTCGTTTCTTTGAGGGCACACCGCAGGAAATGTACGATGCCCTGTGCGCCAAGCTATCCGCTTTGCCGGATGACACAAAGGTGTTCTGTGGCCATGAGTATACGCTGCAGAACATGAGCTTTGCACGCCATGTAGAGCCGGACAATAAGTGCATCCAGACACGCATTGAATGGGCCAAGTTGCGTCGCGCTTCGAAAGATCCCACAGTGCCTTCAACAATCGGCGAGGAAAAGTCATGGAATCCCTTTATGCGCGTACATGAAACTACTGTGCAGCAGCATGCCGGTGGCCAGACGAATCCCGTTATAACCATGGAGATGTTACGCAAGGAGAAGGATAACTTTAAggcttaa
- the tzn gene encoding hydroxyacylglutathione hydrolase, mitochondrial isoform X2 — protein MFSSVWKSVATSIETQLTSYYFRVQKVRTVGFRGMHSSLEDVKLDSMQVKILPALQDNYMYLIVDSKTHEAAVVDPVDPELVIKTVREENLKLNKVLTTHHHWDHAGGNEKLVKLWTGELQVYGGDDRIGAMTRKVRQDDTFTIGNLNVRCLSTPCHTSGHICYHVTASNSHDPGAVFTGDTLFQGGCGRFFEGTPQEMYDALCAKLSALPDDTKVFCGHEYTLQNMSFARHVEPDNKCIQTRIEWAKLRRASKDPTVPSTIGEEKSWNPFMRVHETTVQQHAGGQTNPVITMEMLRKEKDNFKA, from the exons ATGTTTTCGTCAGTCTGGAAAAGTGTGGCCACCAGCATTGAAACCCAATTGACTTCCTACTACTTTCGAG TGCAAAAGGTGAGGACTGTCGGTTTTAGAGGTATGCATAGCTCACTGGAGGATGTTAAGCTGGATAGCATGCAGGTGAAAATCCTGCCAGCTCTCCAGGACAACTACATGTATCTGATTGTGGACAGCAAGACGCACGAGGCAGCTGTGGTGGATCCCGTTGATCCAGAGCTGGTCATCAAGACCGTGCGGGAGGAGAATCTCAAATTGAATAAGGTGCTAACGACTCACCATCACTGGGATCATGCAGGCGGCAATGAGAAGCTCGTTAAGCTGTGGACGGGTGAACTACAGGTGTACGGCGGCGACGACAGAATTGGCGCAATGACACGCAAAGTTCGCCAAGACGACACTTTTACCATCGGCAATCTTAATGTGCGCTGCTTGTCGACTCCTTGCCACACCAGTGGACACATATGCTATCATGTGACTGCATCAAATAGCCATGACCCTGGCGCTGTCTTTACCGGCGACACCCTCTTCCAAGGTGGCTGTGGTCGTTTCTTTGAGGGCACACCGCAGGAAATGTACGATGCCCTGTGCGCCAAGCTATCCGCTTTGCCGGATGACACAAAGGTGTTCTGTGGCCATGAGTATACGCTGCAGAACATGAGCTTTGCACGCCATGTAGAGCCGGACAATAAGTGCATCCAGACACGCATTGAATGGGCCAAGTTGCGTCGCGCTTCGAAAGATCCCACAGTGCCTTCAACAATCGGCGAGGAAAAGTCATGGAATCCCTTTATGCGCGTACATGAAACTACTGTGCAGCAGCATGCCGGTGGCCAGACGAATCCCGTTATAACCATGGAGATGTTACGCAAGGAGAAGGATAACTTTAAggcttaa
- the tzn gene encoding hydroxyacylglutathione hydrolase, mitochondrial isoform X3, whose product MHSSLEDVKLDSMQVKILPALQDNYMYLIVDSKTHEAAVVDPVDPELVIKTVREENLKLNKVLTTHHHWDHAGGNEKLVKLWTGELQVYGGDDRIGAMTRKVRQDDTFTIGNLNVRCLSTPCHTSGHICYHVTASNSHDPGAVFTGDTLFQGGCGRFFEGTPQEMYDALCAKLSALPDDTKVFCGHEYTLQNMSFARHVEPDNKCIQTRIEWAKLRRASKDPTVPSTIGEEKSWNPFMRVHETTVQQHAGGQTNPVITMEMLRKEKDNFKA is encoded by the coding sequence ATGCATAGCTCACTGGAGGATGTTAAGCTGGATAGCATGCAGGTGAAAATCCTGCCAGCTCTCCAGGACAACTACATGTATCTGATTGTGGACAGCAAGACGCACGAGGCAGCTGTGGTGGATCCCGTTGATCCAGAGCTGGTCATCAAGACCGTGCGGGAGGAGAATCTCAAATTGAATAAGGTGCTAACGACTCACCATCACTGGGATCATGCAGGCGGCAATGAGAAGCTCGTTAAGCTGTGGACGGGTGAACTACAGGTGTACGGCGGCGACGACAGAATTGGCGCAATGACACGCAAAGTTCGCCAAGACGACACTTTTACCATCGGCAATCTTAATGTGCGCTGCTTGTCGACTCCTTGCCACACCAGTGGACACATATGCTATCATGTGACTGCATCAAATAGCCATGACCCTGGCGCTGTCTTTACCGGCGACACCCTCTTCCAAGGTGGCTGTGGTCGTTTCTTTGAGGGCACACCGCAGGAAATGTACGATGCCCTGTGCGCCAAGCTATCCGCTTTGCCGGATGACACAAAGGTGTTCTGTGGCCATGAGTATACGCTGCAGAACATGAGCTTTGCACGCCATGTAGAGCCGGACAATAAGTGCATCCAGACACGCATTGAATGGGCCAAGTTGCGTCGCGCTTCGAAAGATCCCACAGTGCCTTCAACAATCGGCGAGGAAAAGTCATGGAATCCCTTTATGCGCGTACATGAAACTACTGTGCAGCAGCATGCCGGTGGCCAGACGAATCCCGTTATAACCATGGAGATGTTACGCAAGGAGAAGGATAACTTTAAggcttaa
- the LOC6622556 gene encoding uncharacterized protein, which yields MSDAGELNSSQSHSQLIEVQVHHVGVTAKLQSPLKKLLPQLSSSTETELFQTTKSQYNMFENEQGQGDTTATTTTGLSSPSRVLYEMHAEPEKHLIKPKRIEFQRYSKSKCTRFAVPPRQRPNKTKQYAPTAKALQEQQQQQHQQKQRQQKQQQQRPGFLERLVASLDNMCKCQPQHAHNIIDDLPSPKWNKKAASRHTCIGVYPFEHGCADYLSTTDTHPKINSIMLADRATTYATHFWAEFFGLLHIGVAFVVAFVLQCYRFVLYSMINTLIVGLLHTTSDYLVKPALTVAFNGFLQPPMIFLYNVMCSLRDIMEPLADTLDNFMKPLATLGGSLRLINVNYRNVRRFAKDV from the coding sequence ATGTCTGATGCTGGCGAGCTGAATTCATCGCAGTCGCATTCCCAATTGATTGAGGTGCAGGTACATCATGTGGGCGTTACGGCCAAGCTGCAATCGCCTTTAAAAAAGCTACTGCCCCAACTGAGCAGCTCAACGGAAACGGAACTGTTTCAAACAACCAAATCGCAGTACAATATGTTTGAGAACGAACAAGGACAAGGTGATACGACGGCGACGACAACAACTGGCCTGTCCAGTCCGTCGCGAGTGCTCTATGAGATGCACGCGGAGCCGGAGAAGCATCTAATCAAACCGAAACGCATTGAGTTCCAGCGCTATTCCAAGAGCAAGTGCACCAGATTCGCGGTGCCGCCGCGCCAACGTCCGAATAAAACCAAACAATATGCGCCCACGGCAAAGGCCctacaggagcagcagcagcagcagcaccagcaaaagcagcgccaacagaagcagcagcagcagcgtcccGGCTTCCTGGAGCGACTTGTCGCCTCGCTGGATAACATGTGCAAGTGCCAGCCACAGCATGCCCACAATATCATCGACGATCTGCCGTCGCCCAAATGGAATAAGAAGGCCGCCTCCCGACACACTTGCATTGGTGTCTATCCGTTCGAGCACGGCTGTGCGGATTACTTGAGCACCACGGACACACATCCCAAGATTAACTCGATCATGCTGGCGGATCGTGCCACCACCTATGCGACACACTTCTGGGCCGAATTCTTTGGCCTGTTGCACATTGGCGTCGCCTTCGTGGTGGCCTTTGTGctgcaatgctacagattcgTGCTGTACTCGATGATCAATACCCTGATTGTGGGCCTGCTCCATACGACCTCCGACTATTTGGTCAAGCCGGCGTTGACCGTTGCCTTCAATGGCTTCCTGCAGCCGCCCatgatatttttatataatgtgATGTGCTCGCTGCGTGACATTATGGAACCGCTGGCGGACACCTTGGACAACTTTATGAAGCCGTTGGCCACTTTGGGCGGCAGCCTACGTCTGATTAATGTCAACTATCGCAATGTGCGACGGTTCGCCAAGGATGTATGA
- the Six4 gene encoding homeobox protein SIX3, with translation MFEKNMDSTNLSVSINGDLDSTSSAGTASDHSAVQHDNISSPMAYGSLFLPNAGYRGNISCKTVLQLDKFAPYETSEKDLIERRFQDITNDYDKSPPPTAATTPTHYPTLNSIIFENGNSSLSDLNGNTKTDALCAGLQRAPTSTLSGTGASSGGHLISNLTAAHNMSAVGSFPIDAKMLQFSTDQIQCMCEALQQKGDIEKLTNFLCSLPPSEFFKTNESVLRARAMVAYNLGQFHELYSLLETHCFSMKYHVDLQNLWFKAHYKEAEKVRGRPLGAVDKYRLRKKYPLPKTIWDGEETVYCFKEKSRNALKDCYLTNRYPTPDEKKTLAKKTGLTLTQVSNWFKNRRQRDRTPQQRTDLMLPVGQLDANRFPRMFNAPSYYPESIFNGQ, from the exons atgtttgaaaaaaatatggaTAGCACAAATCTGTCGGTGTCCATTAACGGCGATTTGGACTCGACCAGCTCCGCCGGCACAGCATCGGATCATTCGGCCGTGCAGCACGATAACATAAGCTCGCCAATGGCCTACGGCTCGCTCTTTCTGCCAAATGCTG GTTATCGCGGCAACATTTCATGTAAAACCGTTTTGCAATTGGATAAATTTGCGCCGTACGAGACAAGCGAAAAGGATTTGATCGAGCGGCGTTTTCAGGACATCACCAATGACTATGACAAATCGCCGCCGCCCACAGCGGcaaccacgcccacacactATCCCACACTGAACAGCATCATCTTTGAGAACGGCAACAGCAGTCTGAGCGATCTCAATGGCAATACCAAAACGGATGCACTCTGTGCGGGACTGCAGCGCGCCCCGACGTCCACGTTGAGTGGCACTGGCGCGTCCAGTGGGGGTCATCTGATATCCAATTTAACTGCAGCACACAACATGTCCGCCGTGGGCAGTTTTCCGATCGATGCCAAAATGCTGCAGTTCTCCACGGATCAG ATTCAGTGCATGTGCGAGGCACTGCAGCAGAAGGGTGACATCGAAAAGTTGACCAACTTCTTGTGCAGCCTGCCGCCCAGCGAATTCTTTAAGACCAATGAGAGTGTGCTGCGCGCCCGCGCCATGGTCGCCTATAATCTGGGCCAGTTTCATGAGCTCTACAGCCTGTTGGAGACGCACTGTTTCTCAATGAAATACCATGTGGATTTGCAGAATCTCTGGTTTAAGGCGCACTACAAGGAGGCGGAAAAGGTGCGCGGCCGTCCCTTGGGCGCTGTGGACAAATATCGACTACGCAAAAAGTATCCACTGCCCAAGACAATTTGGGATGGCGAGGAGACGGTCTATTGCTTTAAAGAGAAGTCACGCAATGCCCTTAAGGATTGCTATCTGACAAACCGATATCCCACGCCCGACGAGAAGAAGACGCTGGCCAAGAAGACGGGCCTGACACTGACGCAGGTATCCAATTGGTTTAAGAATCGCCGGCAAAGGGATCGCACTCCGCAGCAAAGAAC tgATTTAATGCTGCCCGTGGGTCAATTGGATGCCAATAGATTCCCGCGCATGTTCAACGCCCCCAGCTATTATCCCGAATCTATATTCAATGGACAGTAG
- the LOC6622882 gene encoding trafficking protein particle complex subunit 12 has product MTNNSNGRLSEYFANDPPSFFDELTNNKSRAKETQPANAAEPNSSNMLASTFTGSFQPPEYIEAAEADEPITVTDEVRNLWQLPTPTEPGKQPAHLITPGLHIANDLPDPISIAVTQHLGQAELQQRKILGVEDVTQDERGIRTLINAGCFRAAVNLTGRLLTIYGQGYGRAGQPAKHSPHSLQLWFTRLALLAKLGEYELLQAEAEPFAQLNGPDVFYEYYTEMYKGKHGSIACFSFRLLLAELPIYLGKPHLALDRLSELHVISHEIKEHFDRLKNAKAAEFWQRRAERVLQSIINCALMMKKFSMIDDIMGGMLLTRSTLSKEEQRSLYSAWGRIYLQIGDIFGAEQKFAVSRRLREINSPPDLRDLVDKGLIAVAKNDFPEAYLIFQKALHLDSGNTMILNNMGVCLLYAGKLKDAINLYERAINLNPQKSLNESLLVNLSTLYELESNNSNAKKLNLLRLINRFKPDLNISVEICLKLQATN; this is encoded by the exons ATGACAAACAACTCAAACGGTCGATTAAGCGAATACTTCGCCAACGATCCGCCCAGTTTTTTTGATGAGCTGACAAATAACAAATCAAGAGCCAAGGAAACGCAGCCAGCGAACGCAGCTGAaccaaacagcagcaatatgTTGGCCAGCACATTTACGGGCAGCTTTCAACCGCCCGAGTACATAGAAGCTGCTGAAGCGGATGAGCCTATAACAGTAACTGACGAGGTGCGAAACCTCTGGCAGCTACCCACGCCAACTGAGCCGGGCAAGCAGCCAGCACATCTGATTACTCCAGGCTTACACATAGCAAATGATTTG CCTGACCCCATAAGCATTGCTGTGACTCAACACTTGGGCCAAGCTGAATTGCAGCAGCGCAAAATCCTTGGAGTGGAGGATGTCACGCAAGATGAGCGTGGCATACGGACGCTTATAAACGCCGGCTGCTTTCGCGCTGCTGTCAATCTGACGGGCCGACTATTGACCATATACGGTCAGGGCTATGGACGTGCCGGTCAGCCAGCCAAGCATTCGCCACATTCACTGCAATTGTGGTTTACACGCCTCGCATTGCTGGCCAAGCTGGGCGAATATGAGCTACTGCAGGCAGAAGCTGAACCCTTTGCCCAGCTGAACGGGCCGGATGTATTTTACGAGTATTACACGGAGATGTATAAAGGAAAGCACGGCTCCATCGCGTGTTTCTCATTTCGGCTCCTGTTGGCCGAACTGCCCATCTATCTAGGCAAGCCGCATCTGGCGCTGGATCGCTTGTCCGAATTGCATGTGATCAGCCATGAAATCAAGGAGCATTTCGATAGATTAAAGAATGCAAAGGCAGCTGAATTTTGGCAGCGGCGTGCCGAGCGCGTCTTGCAGTCAATTATCAACTGTGCTCTAATG ATGAAAAAATTCAGCATGATTGATGACATTATGGGCGGAATGCTGCTAACACGCTCTACACTTAGCAAAGAGGAACAGCGCTCCCTTTATTCGGCTTGGGGCCGCATTTATCTACAAATTGGTGATATATTTGGGGCAGAGCAAAAATTTGCCGTCTCCCGGCGACTGCGTGAGAT TAATTCACCGCCTGATTTGCGTGATCTGGTGGACAAGGGCCTTATAGCCGTGGCCAAAAATGATTTTCCGGAAGCCTATCTAATTTTTCAAAAGGCGCTGCATTTGGACTCGGGCAATACAATGATACTGAACAATATGGGCGTATGTTTGCTGTATGCCGGCAAATTAAAAGATGCAATCAACTTGTACGAGCGAGCAATCAATCTGAATCCGCAAAAATCATTGAACGAAAGTTTGCTAGTGAATTTATCCACATTGTATGAATTGGAATCTAATAATTCCAATGCGAAAAAGTTAAATTTGTTACGTTTGATAAACAGATTTAAGCCGGATCTCAATATAAGTGTAGAAATTTGCCTTAAATTACAGGCAACAAATtag
- the Pcif1 gene encoding mRNA (2'-O-methyladenosine-N(6)-)-methyltransferase yields MAANNSNMHNLGALQVPPSVIASTGSVGTMMQPSTSAQSAWDQLTASASNNMTPSPTAATVTTTGTVDAAGHLMSAGSSPVASCSSPSTPTKTHHVPPTLEAMAHTPQGPPTLGPGGYGEELTAELVNQGWRKFWSKRENRPYYWNKVTGESLWEMPGARPFDPLTDPLGICHAGGVGVGGPTPMTPHQQQHQHHHLKRRPSDDMHIHPHPHHQQLQQQHMGPHGGPPLKKFVLAGPWDLEVCTNAVIVERPPTLLPQPHPEIEALRAAFSMKLLKTYEDLCMRRENIKAPRDSFNRWLMERKVIDTGCDPLLPSNCLPEISSSMYREIMADIPIKIVKPKFTGDARKQLSRYAEAAKQIIESRSAPAESKKVVKWNVEDTFQWLRRTVGASYEDFQDRLAHLKRQCEPHLVETVKSSVETLCIKIYHLSAEHARKIRERHLQLLKEHGIPEPTPPPPPPHLKKVWCYPIQFAVPSPRMPAIEYLQDRDHMIIKYTPATINQPDAQYINLTYLQKLEQLYRHNCFDDKKFDLFIGRVWCLLKRYQTFLGNALNSSQEAELTQAALPVPVFECLHRHFGVSFECFASPFNSYFRQYCSAFADTDAYFGSRGPFLDFKPVSGSFQVNPPHCEELMDACLLHIDKLLTDSMEPLSFIVFLPEWKSIAKLEESMYKRRSMVVLGMAHEYRHGYQHMMQKSEVLVKCMQGTQVVWLQNSAGYARWGPNENRVEALREAFRPQRDRERERAAAAAAASGGNNNQQQQSPPSTTTPQSTASSAVAIPTPATPTTANSNSNASAAVTVAITTSANSIGSPVSTTSSVLTPLSPHTPTGTPSQFPLTISNTSSSSNLVAASPTMSVQSDCSSPSSSTMSLSPAPASGGYPDGGTTAAAAAVSITATASTSATSAFGPTTSINSTAVINSAV; encoded by the exons ATGGCAgctaacaacagcaacatgcaCAATCTGGGAGCGCTGCAGGTGCCGCCATCGGTGATCGCCTCCACGGGTTCAGTGGGTACCATGATGCAGCCGAGCACTAGCGCACAAAGTGCCTGGGATCAACTGACGGCGAGTGCATCCAACAATATGACGCCATCGCCGACAGCggcaacagtaacaacaacggGTACTGTGGATGCAGCTGGACACTTGATGAGCGCAGGTAGTTCACCTGTGGCTAGCTGCTCGTCACCATCGACGCCCACGAAAACACACCATGTCCCGCCCACGCTGGAGGCTATGGCCCATACGCCGCAAGGACCACCAACGCTTGGACCTGGGGGATATGGTGAGGAATTGACCGCCGAATTGGTGAATCAGGGCTGGcgtaaattttggtcaaaGCGCGAAAATCGGCCGTACTACTGGAACAAGGTTACCGGCGAATCGCTTTGGGAAATGCCCGGCGCACGTCCCTTTGATCCGCTCACCGATCCATTGGGCATTTGCCATGCTggtggcgttggcgttggtgGCCCAACGCCGATGACGccgcatcagcaacagcatcaacatcatcatttgAAGCGGCGGCCTTCAGACGACATGCACATACACCCGCACCCGCATCATcaacagctacagcagcagcacatggGGCCGCACGGTGGGCCACCTCTGAAAAAGTTTGTGCTAGCCGGACCCTGGGACCTGGAGGTGTGCACCAATGCAGTAATTGTTGAGCGTCCACCTACGTTACTACCACAGCCGCATCCAGAGATCGAAGCGTTGCGCGCCGCCTTCAGCATGAAGCTGCTCAAGACATACGAGGATTTATGCATGCGCAGAGAAAACATTAAAGCGCCGCGAGACTCCTTTAACCGTTGGCTCATGGAACGAAAGGTCATTGATACCGGGTGTGATCCATTGCTGCCCAGTAACTGCCTGCCTGAAATCTCCAGCTCCATGTATCGCGAGATTATGGCCGATATACCCATTAAGATTGTTAAGCCCAAATTCACGGGCGACGCACGCAAACAGCTCTCACGCTACGCGGAGGCGGCCAAGCAGATCATCGAGTCGCGTTCTGCGCCGGCAGAGTCCAAGAAGGTTGTTAAATGGAATGTAGAGGACACATTTCAATGGTTGCGCCGCACGGTGGGCGCCAGCTATGAGGACTTCCAGGATCGTTTGGCGCATCTGAAGCGCCAGTGTGAACCGCATTTAGTAGAGACCGTTAAAAGTTCCGTGGAAACGTTATGCATTAAAATCTATCATCTATCGGCGGAGCATGCGCGTAAAATACGGGAACGCCATTTGCAGCTGCTCAAGGAGCATGGCATACCGGAACCAACGCCGCCACCGCCTCCCCCGCACCTGAAGAAGGTCTGGTGCTATCCCATACAGTTCGCAGTGCCCTCGCCTCGTATGCCGGCCATTGAATATCTGCAGGATCGCGATCATATGATCATTAAGTATACTCCCGCGACCATCAATCAGCCGGATGCGCAGTATATCAACCTCACCTATCTCCAAAAGCTGGAGCAGCTCTATCGTCACAATTGTTTTGACGACAAGAAGTTTGATCTGTTCATCGGGCGCGTCTGGTGTCTGCTCAAGCGCTATCAGACCTTCTTGGGCAATGCTCTCAACTCCTCTCAGGAGGCGGAACTGACCCAGGCTGCTCTGCCAGTGCCAGTTTTTGAGTGCCTTCACAGGCATTTCGGTGTCAGCTTTGAATGCTTTGCATCGCCATTCAATTCCTATTTTCGGCAATATTGCTCGGCATTTGCGGATACGGATGCCTACTTTGGTTCCAGAGG ACCATTTTTGGACTTTAAGCCCGTTTCCGGTTCTTTCCAAGTGAATCCACCGCATTGCGAGGAGCTTATGGATGCCTGCCTTTTGCACATTGACAAGCTACTAACCGATTCCATGGAGCCATTGAG CTTCATTGTCTTTCTGCCGGAGTGGAAGAGCATAGCGAAGCTGGAGGAGAGCATGTACAAGCGTCGCTCAATGGTAGTGCTGGGCATGGCGCACGAATACCGACATGGCTACCAGCATATGATGCAAAA ATCTGAGGTGCTCGTTAAGTGCATGCAGGGCACTCAAGTGGTTTGGCTGCAGAATAGCGCCGGCTATGCACGCTGGGGACCTAATGAGAACCGAGTCGAGGCACTGCGAGAAGCTTTCAGACCGCAGCGTGATCGTGAGCGCGAgcgtgccgctgctgcagcagccgccagTGGCGGCAATAacaatcaacagcagcagtcgccACCGTCAACAACAACGCCGCAATCGACGGCTTCATCAGCTGTTGCCATACCAACCCCTGCGACGCCCACAACAGCAAATAGCAATAGCAACGCATCAGCAGCTGTAACTGTAGCTATCACAACGAGCGCCAACAGCATCGGCAGTCCCGTGTCAACAACGTCTTCCGTGCTAACGCCCCTGTCGCCGCACACGCCCACAGGCACGCCATCACAATTTCCGTTAACCATTAGCAacacgagcagcagcagcaatttaGTTGCCGCCTCACCAACGATGAGCGTTCAAAGTGATTGCTCATCGCCGTCATCGTCGACAATGTCATTGTCGCCGGCACCTGCCTCGGGCGGCTATCCGGATGGTGGCacaacggcagcagcggctgctgtcAGCATAACGGCAACAGCCAGTACATCTGCAACCTCAGCGTTTGGACCAACAACTAGCATTAACAGCACAGCGGTCATTAATTCGGCTGTTTAG